Proteins encoded in a region of the Cyclopterus lumpus isolate fCycLum1 chromosome 23, fCycLum1.pri, whole genome shotgun sequence genome:
- the LOC117726506 gene encoding mucin-5B-like, protein MTSQRWMLAFCFLLASVLSTGESISTTDTQKFTCRTFGSGVFEPFNGTNFYVRSNCPFTLTRFTNNRVGCDITIRRGDNGLLVQLDIIINKVRTVVQNGSIIVEEKSVSLPYHHTYQHIFHYGIYTRLRSSLLPLSVTWRSVPGGIDTMMVELEQELSTDMSGLCGKHTVIGNKQLITESVIAEDTCQTRDPVSPVNTECRKFLSYTLDCLQAETPRYIQLCEENIYGYEKSKYIGCAFFKEIVKLCGRERFIWHRWRSLTKCEEPSCPGNLVYTDEGQAFLPSCSNPSPTLSNQELISSCLCPRDQVLNDRADGYLCVPLPECCCVFAGKSYINGDVRSTKCQSCVCDSGKWQCSENLCPTGCVIEGPFVTTFDGKQYVIPGKCSYVASQETYIFLKNTVKFGGEEITELHQSDHALVFWESSMYVRVHTSFGMNFQVQMSPEIQLYISASRNHTGMLSGLCGNNNDDTTDDFTTSSGIIENSAQPFSRSWSVGSCAVDIPSTCINTDNEIYADEKCSVLNNPTGIFAECHGHIPTNHYHTACIQRTCNCGSSVTQCLCVALGSYAKACASLGVVVGDWRKATNCTLKCQKNLEFSYNMQACNHTCSSLSGADPRCGLGHAPVEGCGCPEGTHLNKGQSCTPKAECPCYHHSGATAPGSVIIDGRKCVCEDGELHCSQDCGCTNGKVCVHCSEDPMNTAQKTCDYISKPTGASRTCESGCYCPYDQYEDHHGNCASLSNCTCVYSGKVFSAGQQVKTNCKTCICGQGQWHCQDEPCPGQCQVYGNGHYQTFDSKWYRFAGQCQYTLVEDDCGNRNGTFSVRVESVPCCDEALTCSRSIILDLQGKVTLTLSDMKVTRRLHEDWTLQEDSLYSTHTLGLYIVIAVPSRGITLIWDKHTRLTIELHEYWRNQVCGLCGNFDSNEMNDLLISGSAVSSPLAFGNSWKAATPPCSDVTTEIFPCERHSYCSAWAQRRCMILTGDTFKDCHLKVDPDPYYFACVQESCSCEFEGKFLGFCTAVAAYAEACSDQDVCVKWRTPDLCPVYCDYYNEQGQCSWHYEACGEMLSCGKDNYITHKLEGCYPRCSKEEPYYDENTGECTKLRNCTCNFNGTIMQPWAVVMIQSFECRCENGNINCPPPPTTTPPINPTSSPPTTAISTTAETRSTKHPTISTPMTTTPNISTTTDNWSTVLSTTSTPATPTSLTTAEIHHSTSVTQPSTTVSEATSTFKSLPPTTYTTEISSSTTTVCECKDLKRKKRWDCGETWTEDCFHKTCADGKIELTSVVCPKLVIPNCPRNQFTKVLDGCCEIWKCDCRCELYGDPHYITFQGVSFDFMVECTNILVEERSPSHNLTIAVENKDCVEGLRGSCVKSVILKYQNKTATLSILPTLESIQATLNNVIIEPPYEEHGFRFETTTYTVSLYLPEIRSFVSLSSSYILVVNLAMEHFLNNTQGQCGVCGVGSCIRKGGQMEDDSCCEKTAYGWVYDNPLIPACASPPRSVPCLSPTTVSPPTTTVTPCPASPLCELLDHPAFSNCSQYVNLNLKKKNCEYDSCRNGPCSSLEQAAMECINAGFCIDWRALTPGSCPVTCPHGLVFRECHDKLDDFCYRGMVYQGASLEKGQAGCFCPSGQVKSGNHSNICVLKCPYCKGPLGEPKLPGEEWQSNCHVCKCNSQTLSEECVFKPLDPVPQCIPIDVLVNTACCNKQICVKKTCSYHEQTYQVGDRWKDAANPCISFHCTKEGIHTETRVCPEDKCPKEDRIWDDQHCCFTCNQSCVPKVTGINVTISSCTALMQMPVCQGYCVSTPSVVLHGGLLVTQKNNCCLMRSSVNKVVTLQCSDLTIRTYTYQHITGCDCKACGVLL, encoded by the exons ATGACCTCACAGCGATGGATGCTGGCATTCTGCTTTTTACTGGCCTCAG TTTTGAGCACAGGGGAGTCGATCTCAACAACAGATACTCAGAAAT TCACTTGCAGGACATTTGGCAGCGGGGTCTTTGAACCTTTCAACGGTACAAATTTCTATGTTCGGTCCAACTGCCCGTTCACACTCACACGCTTCACCAACAACCGGGTGGGATGTGACATCACCATACGGCGAGGCGACAACGGGCTGTTAGTCCAACTggacatcatcatcaacaaaGTCAGGACTGTTGTGCAGAATGGAAGCATCATAGTGGAGGAGAAAAG TGTCTCCCTTCCATACCACCACACCTACCAGCATATCTTTCACTACGGCATCTACACGAGGCTGAGGAGCTCGCTGcttcctctgtctgtcacctggCGCAGTGTACCTGGAGGAATAGACACTATGATG gtggagctggagcaggagctgAGCACCGACATGTCTGGACTGTGTGGGAAACACACCGTCATAG GCAACAAGCAGTTGATCACAGAGAGCGTGATTGCTGAGGACACATGTCAAACCCGCGATCCAGTCTCCCCTGTGAACACA GAATGCAGAAAGTTCCTTTCCTACACCTTGGATTGTCTGCAAGCCGAAACGCCTCGCTATATCCAACTCTGTGAAGAAAACATTTACGGCTATGAAAAAAGCAAATACATCGGCTGTGCCTTCTTCAAAGAAATTGTCAAACTGTGTGGCAGGGAACGCTTTATCTGGCATCGTTGGAGATCTTTAACCAAATGCG AGGAACCGAGTTGTCCAGGAAATCTTGTTTACACAGACGAGGGTCAAGCCTTTCTTCCCAGCTGCTCCAACCCGAGCCCCACCCTCTCCAACCAGGAACTCATCAGCTCCTGTCTCTGCCCAAGGG ATCAAGTCCTGAATGATCGCGCTGATGGCTATCTCTGTGTCCCTTTGCCCGaatgctgctgtgtgtttgctggAAAGAGCTACATAAACGGTGACGTACGAAGCACCAAGTGTCAGTCATG tgtgtgtgacagtgggaaATGGCAATGCTCGGAGAACCTCTGCCCCACCGGATGTGTCATTGAAGGCCCGTTTGTGACAACATTTGATGGCAAACAATATGTCATCCCCGGCAAATGTAGTTATGTGGCTTCACAG GAAACGTATATATTCTTAAAGAACACGGTTAAATTCGGAGGGGAGGAGATCACTGAACTTCATCAGTCTG ATCATGCTCTGGTTTTCTGGGAGTCCTCCATGTACGTTCGGGTCCACACATCATTCGGTATGAATTTCCAAGTCCAAATGTCTCCAGAAATTCAGCTGTACATCAGCGCATCCAGAAACCACACTGGCATGCTCTCAG GTCTTTGTggcaacaacaacgacgacacCACAGACGACTTCACCACCAGCAGCGGGATCATCGAGAACTCGGCTCAACCATTCAGTCGGTCCTGGAGCGTGGGCTCTTGTGCCGTGGACATACCCAGCACCTGCATCAACACTGACAATG AGATATATGCTGATGAAAAGTGTTCTGTTTTGAACAACCCAACTGGGATATTTGCAGAGTGCCACGGTCATATCCCAACTAATCACTACCACACG GCTTGCATCCAAAGAACATGTAACTGTGGCAGCAGTGTGACTCAGTGCTTGTGTGTTGCTCTGGGCAGCTACGCCAAAGCCTGCGCCAGTCTGGGTGTTGTAGTTGGTGACTGGAGGAAAGCAACCAACTGCA CTCTGAAATGTCAGAAGAACCTCGAATTCTCCTACAACATGCAAGCCTGTAACCACACATGCAGTTCTCTGTCTGGCGCTGACCCCCGCTGTGGGCTGGGCCACGCCCCCGTGGAGGGCTGTGGCTGTCCGGAGGGAACTCACCTGAACAAAGGGCAAAGCTGTACCCCCAAGGCAGAGTGTCCTTGTTACCACCACAGCGGGGCGACAGCCCCGGGGTCTGTTATCATCGACGGACGAAAGTG CGTCTGCGAGGATGGAGAACTGCACTGTTCTCAGGATTGTG gGTGCACAAATGGGAAGGTTTGTGTTCATTGCTCTGAGGACCCAATGAACACGGCTCAGAAAACCTGTGACTACATCAGCAAACCAACG GGTGCCAGTCGAACCTGTGAGAGCGGCTGTTACTGCCCATATGACCAGTACGAGGATCACCACGGAAACTGTGCCTCTCTGTCCAACTGCACCTGTGTGTACAGTGGCAAAGTATTCAGTGCGGGACAGCAAGTCAAAACCAACTGTAAAACATG TATCTGTGGACAGGGTCAGTGGCACTGCCAAGACGAGCCTTGCCCAGGGCAGTGTCAAGTTTACGGAAACGGGCACTACCAGACCTTTGACTCCAAATGGTACCGCTTTGCTGGACAATGTCAGTACACACttgtggag GATGACTGCGGAAATAGAAACGGCACCTTCTCTGTCAGAGTGGAGAGTGTCCCCTGCTGCGATGAGGCGCTCACCTGCTCTCGCTCCATCATCCTCGACCTGCAG GGCAAAGTCACCCTAACACTGAGCGACATGAAGGTGACCAGGCGCCTCCACGAAGACTGGACTCTGCAGGAAGATTCGCTTtactccacacacactttggGACTCTACATCGTGATCGCAGTGCCGAGCAGAGGGATAACTCTCATCTGGGACAAACACACCCGACTCACCATCGAGCTGCATGAATACTGGAGG AACCAAGTTTGCGGCCTGTGTGGGAATTTTGACTCCAATGAGATGAATGACCTACTGATAAGTGGCTCAGCGG TGTCCAGTCCCTTGGCATTTGGCAACAGCTGGAAAGCCGCCACACCTCCTTGCTCTGATGTGACCACTGAGATATTTCCATGCGAACGCCACTCCTACTGCTCCGCCTGGGCCCAGCGGCGCTGTATGATCCTGACAGGAGACACATTCAAGGACTGCCACTTAAAA GTGGATCCAGATCCCTACTACTTTGCCTGTGTGCAGGAGTCCTGCTCCTGTGAGTTTGAAGGGAAGTTCCTGGGCTTCTGCACAGCGGTGGCCGCCTACGCAGAGGCCTGCAGCGaccaggatgtgtgtgtgaaatggagGACACCTGATTTGTGTC CGGTCTACTGTGACTACTACAACGAGCAGGGTCAGTGTAGCTGGCACTATGAAGCCTGTGGTGAGATGTTGAGCTGCGGCAAAGACAACTACATCACTCACAAGCTGGAAG GCTGCTACCCCAGATGTTCAAAGGAGGAACCATACTATGATGAAAATACTGGTGAATGCACTAAATTGAGAAACTGCACTTGTAATTTTAATGGCACGATCATGCAACCTTGGGCAGTGGTAATGATACAGTCTTTTGAATG CCGCTGTGAAAATGGAAACATTAACTGCC CACCTCCACCCACCACCACACCTCCCATCAATCCTACATCAAGCCCTCCCACTACAGCTATCTCAACTACGGCTGAAACACGGTCAACAAAGCACCCCACCATCTCTACACCAATGACAACCACTCCCAATATCTCAACTACTACTGACAATTGGTCAACTGTGCTTTCCACAACGTCTACCCCAGCAACTCCTACTTCCTTAACTACGGCTGAAATACA TCACTCTACGAGTGTCACTCAACCCAGTACCACCGTCTCAGAAGCAACGTCTACATTTAAGAGTTTGCCACCAACAACCTATACCACTGAGATTTCAAGCTCCACAACCACTG tgtgtgagtgtaaagaCCTGAAGAGGAAAAAACGCTGGGATTGCGGTGAGACGTGGACAGAGGACTGCTTCCATAAGACCTGTGCAGATGGGAAGATAGAGTTGACTTCAGTGGTTTGTCCAAAGCTTGTGATTCCCAACTGCCCCAGAAACCAGTTCACAAAAGTCTTGGATGGATGCTGTGAAATATGGAAGTGTGACT GTCGCTGTGAGCTATATGGGGACCCCCACTACATCACCTTCCAAGGTGTGAGCTTTGATTTCATGGTCGAATGCACCAACATCCTGGTGGAGGAGCGGTCACCAAGTCATAATCTGACCATTGCTGTGGAAAACAAAGACTGTGTAGAAGGCCTCCGTGGCTCCTGTGTTAAAAGTGTCATCTTAAAATATCAGAACAAAACAGCTACACTCAGTATCCTTCCAACTTTGGAGAGCATACAG GCCACTCTGAACAACGTGATCATAGAGCCGCCATATGAGGAGCATGGGTTTAGGTTTGAGACCACGACGTACACAGTGTCACTCTACCTCCCAGAGATCCGCTCTTTTGTCTCCCTCAGTTCGTCCTATATCCTGGTGGTCAATTTGGCCATGGAGCACTTCCTCAACAACACCCAGGGACAATGTG GTGTATGTGGTGTTGGATCATGTATCCGTAAAGGAGGGCAGATGGAGGACGACAGCTGCTGTGAGAAGACGGCGTACGGCTGGGTGTACGACAACCCGCTGATACCAGCCTGTGCTTCTCCACCAAGGAGTGTACCTTGTCTCTCACCCACTACAGTATCCCCTCCAACAACCACTGTCACCCCCTGCCCTGCGAGCCCTCTATGTGAGCTGCTGGACCACCC AGCCTTTTCAAATTGCAGCCAGTATGTGAATTTGAACCTTAAAAAGAAGAACTGTGAGTATGACTCATGCAGGAATGGCCCTTGCTCTTCACTGGAGCAAGCTGCTATGGAATGCATAAATGCTGGTTTCTGTATTGACTGGAGAGCACTGACTCCTGGAAGCTGCC CCGTGACATGTCCACACGGATTGGTTTTCAGAGAATGTCATGACAAGCTGGATGACTTCTGCTATCGAGG AATGGTTTATCAAGGAGCCTCCCTCGAGAAAGGCCAAGCAGGCTGTTTTTGTCCCAGCGGCCAAGTCAAGTCCGGGAACCACTCAAACATCTGCGTGTTGAAATGTCCCT ATTGTAAAGGACCACTCGGTGAGCCCAAACTG CCTGGTGAGGAGTGGCAGTCCAACTGTCACGTGTGTAAATGTAACAGCCAGACTCTCTCAGAGGAGTGTGTCTTCAAACCTCTTGATCCAGTTCCGCAGTGTATCCCCATTGATGTACTGGTAAACACCGCTTGCTGTAATAAACAGATTTGTG TGAAGAAGACATGCAGTTATCATGAGCAAACATACCAG GTGGGAGACCGATGGAAGGATGCAGCCAATCCCTGCATTTCATTCCATTGCACCAAAGAGGGTATTCACACTGAGACTCGAGTCTGTCCCGAGGACAAGTGTCCGAAG GAGGACAGAATTTGGGACGACCAACACTGCTGCTTTACAT GTAACCAGAGCTGTGTTCCGAAGGTGACTGGTATCAACGTTACAATAAGCAGCTGTACCGCCCTCATGCAGATGCCAGTGTGTCAGGGCTACTGTGTGTCTACGCCCAG CGTTGTGTTACACGGTGGCCTGCTGGTGACGCAGAAGAACAATTGCTGTCTGATGCGGAGCTCAGTGAATAAAGTGGTGACCCTGCAGTGCTCAGACCTCACGATCAGAACCTACACCTACCAGCACATCACCGGCTGCGACTGCAAAGCCTGTGGCGTGCTGCTCTGA